ATGCCGATATATGTTCTCGTTCTGTCAATTTGTTTTGTGAGGATTGGATCATATCAGTATGATGCTATGTGGCTTTGAGAGTCTATCTCAACGTAAGCAAGAAATAGCCGGTGGTCCACTCGCGAGGCAAGGGCCCGAGTTCGAGTCCCCGCGGCTGCACCATTTTGTGTTTCTATGTCTTTCTTTTCCCCACTAATAGGTGGAACCAACACATAAAGAGCGCATTAATTTGTTCCTCGTAGGCATAACTAACAGAGAGTTAACTGCGAGTGAGGGAAGTGTACTCAAATGTACATTAAACATAAGTTACAGGgctaatttgttttatttttccaACTTTATGTATGAATCTGTACCTGTCATATAAATCCATGCATCGAGATGCAGTAAACTCTTATAAGTTCTACAATACATATCTTTTTAGGTGATTTTTTAAATTAAAGAAGGGGGCTTGAATAGCAAAAGGTGGCATGGTTTACATAACTAGGGTAGCACATATGGATTATTTCATCTCAAGGATATCATCAAGCGGATGAACACCATCTTGATATGCCAATCAAAAAAGAGGAAACATATTGATGTGCCTATCGAACTAGCTTTGTTATCACATTTTAGTGCTACCTGCAGCATAAAGAGCAGGGAATAATGATTAGCTTTAGTTAAGAGTGAGTCGGACTAGGAGTAGTATACTAAAAGACGagcaaagcaaaaaaaaaaaagtcCAGAGTTCCCCATCTCCCCTTTGGATTTTATTTCTCCTTTGTACTACTTTTAAAAGATTTCCAATACTTGCAAGTTGCAAGTGCGTGAAAAACTATGTGTAGAACCTCTCAAAATTGTAACAAAATGGCATATCTCACGCTAACTAGTTTCTTTGTTTTGCTAACATATATATGTTCCCTACTCTATGCGGACAACTACCTCACATCACTACCACATTTTGAGTGCTAGTATAGCCCCAAGTAGCGACAACACAAGCACACAACCTTGGAAATGAAATAATTTTGTCAGGTTGCAGGTAATATCCATGGCCATGTAAAATTATACGACCTCAGCTTTTAAATATGAGACATTTTGACAGTTTAAATTGAACTGCCAAAATGTCTTGCACCGAATTGGATTTACACACGAGAAAACCAGAAGGATAGATCTAATAGCGAGTACTACAAAATTCTGGTTCTCTTGTGCTTAGATATATTTTTCGTTGCTTAGTGTGTGTATCGAACCTGATAGCAGAAATTTTGTAGATTGTGGAAACTTTtgttagtatttttttttgaaatataaaTATATGTGGCTATTCAATTACGTTTTCGTGATTTGGAAACGTTGTCGCACAACATGTGTGCTCTCATGACAATAGCAAGGGTGGTTATGTTGCTCTCAAGCTTGTCGGAGTGCAAGACCATGTCTTGTGTGAAATATCACAAACTGCATGAAAAGGGCACAATGGATACTTTGTCTTTTGGTTCGTCCACTCTTCGAGAAGTGCTCATATAGTCATGAAGCCGTAGTGGAACTCACTAAAATCCATGAGACCACCATGAATAAAGGAGTGGTCAGAAAATTTTCCATATATATTTCAACCGTGTGTTAAATATACAAGCTTAGAAAAAATACATGGTTGATATTGATCTTGTTTAAAGGATCTTGTTAACGTCAATATGATGGTTAAAACAGACCTGAAGATGGATATCCGGCTAAAGATACATCATTTTTTTCCTTTGTGTGGAGAAAAACTAAATGGGTAGATTGAACATGGGGGCTAGGAAAACAGTAGCATAATTTGCAATGAACACAAATATGCACACAACTTTTTTGTTGAAACTATATGCGAACGAAACTTAATTCAAACTTTCGGTTTGAAAGTATGGGAGATGGTGCGGGTGATGCATATGCAACTCTACCAAAAACTATCATGCATGGACCTAGTGCAGTAATTAAGGACTATTCATATAAACCAGCTCACGAATCTTGAAGCAAATGCGTAGAATGCATGCGTACCCCTGCCCCTGCATTCGCCATGAATTTCTGCAAATTGTACTATGTACTCTCTCCTTCCGGGGATACTTGTCGCTCAGACGGATATATCTAGCATTAAAATATGTTTATATTTATCAATTTAAGCGACAAGTATTTCTGTACGGCGgtactactccctctattcctaaatataagtctttttagagattttaatataaactacatatggatgtagaTAGACGTactttagagtgtaaattcactcattttgctctgtatatagtccatagtgaaatcttcTTTTCTTTAGAGATGGAACACCATGCATTCCATCAAGTCGTgaaatctcttaaaagacttatatttaggaacagatggatcGAGTACTAGTTAATTATAACCTAACTATGTATATTACCATTGCTTAAATGCGTTGGTGTTACCATACATGCTGAACACAAGTCTAGAAGGGGGACATTAGGAAGGTTGCATTTAGCTTACCATACCGGTGCACAACAACTTAAAGAGCATAAACCAAAATAAGCCAGTGAGAATATTGTCAGTGCATCAACAGACCGCCAGTTTCACATAACCAAGAATCAAACATACACGCTTAACTTATTACCGCAAAAAGAAAAACGCATAACTTTTTTTAGGGTTAACCCATGGGATGAAAAACATAGGATATTGTCAGACTCTGAGGAGGTAGATGCTGAGCTCGGGCCCACCGTTGCCGTCGGGGTTTATCATGTAGAACGCTTCAGAGTCCCTGGATCCCACCACCCTCTCGAACCTGGCCCTCATGTACATCAGGtccccctcgccggcgccgccgtccGGGACGACGCCAGCGCCGACGGAGACGGGCTCGACGGCTCGGAGCAGCCGCCACTCCTCCGCGCCGCACTCCCTCCGCACGGCGTACCCGCACTTGCGCCCGTTGCAGTACGCTCGCCACGTCGGCTCCTCCACCAGCGCCGTCCGCCGCCTCTCGCCGCCTGCATGCATGTATACGTCACGTGGAGACACGTACGACGTCGATCGATCGCAACGGCATGTATACAAGGCGTACGTAGAAAGCATGGTACGTACGTATGGTATTACCTGTGTTGTGTGCAGGCGTCTTCTCGCACTCGAGGGCGATGCGGACGAGGCCGGAGGACATCTCCCTGACGAGCGCGCCGGTGGAGTACGCGGCCAGCTCCACCATGAgcgccggcggcgcgcgcgggtcGGTCTGCAGAGCCAGGTGCACGCGGCCCCGGCGCCGGCCGAAGATGGTGCCGGTGACGCTGGACCCCATCGGCCTGCGCCCGCGCCGGCGCCGCGCGCGCGCCACCACGGCCAGGACCGCGGACCGGAGCCGCGCGAGCGCCTCGCGGCGCTTCCCTGATGGCTCAAGGGTTCCTCCTCCGGCAACAGCATCCGCGACGGACGGAGTAGAGACGACGAAGGTGGCTCCCTCGTCTTCCAGTTCCACCTCATCGTGGACGTCAGGTTCTTGCCCGCCGAGCGGCGGGCCGTGGCGCACCTTGCCGGGGCGCTTCCTGAGCAGCCAGGGGATGCCGCCGCTCGCCGTGGCACCCCTGGACGGCgggagcggcgacggcggcggctgcgaggCGGCCACCGCCTCACGTAAGGTTCCCGCCATGACGACGGCTCACTTCACTCCTCAGCCCTGGCTCAGAAGCGGCCTATGCGTGCGTATCTCTAGTCGATCTGTACTATGTTTTTGCGACGGCAAACGCCAGTATATGAACAAGCAACAAAGcgcgccgagagagagagagagagagagagagagagagagagagacagccgCAGGCCGCAGAGAGTGACAGCTTTAGCCGCAGAAGGATTTCGTCGGCTTTAGACGTGCGGGCTGCGCTTTTGGCATGCAGCGGGGCGGGCACCAGCTGCGATATCTGCGTGGATACTCGGCGCTTTGAGCGGGGGCATGCACGGCTGCGCATACACGCCGGGGCGAAAGACTGGGGAGAGAGGGCGGTGGGCAGAGCAGGCAGACCTACACGTACCGAACTGGCAGCGATTAAGGAAGAAGGGGGCAGCCACGATGGCGACGGCCGTGGATTTTAGCTGCTTCCCCCTCCGTCGCTTTCGCGGGAGGAGGAGCCGGGGGAGACAGGGCATTGGGAGGCGGAACGTGTGACGTGCATATGACACTGACACAgtgttttcagaaagaaaaaaagtgaCGTGATCGTTGCCTTTGCAGAACGCTGCTCAGCCACAGCGGTTAATTAGCGGAACCCGGAAATTTGTGGGAATCGGCACAGAATGGTGGGATGCCGTTTCTTTTGGGATGAGATGTGGCTAGATTAATCATGCAGAAATGAATTATAGAGCAGCTAGCTCAGGGTGTGTGTATCGGCCATACCGCACTGAATTGATAGAAAATTGCAGATTGATCGAGTGCGCTAACCCTTCCAATCATGATTAGTCTCTCAGAGGATTATCTAACAGGCCACCAGGCGATCGTGTACCTGCATGTGGATCATTCGTATACACTATGATTGCCATATCAACATGCACATATTTCCCGTTTTTTAAGAAGAATCCTTTCCGACTCAGGTTGCCTGAAAAACCGGGCGTGTGCAACTTTATGACTTGCCTGCACCAAATGATGTCTTGGTTTGGTTTGCTCACATTTTTATCGATGCACGCGTACCAAACTAATACTTTATTCTCGCGGGACAGGCTGACTTAGTTTTTAGAGTAAAACACATTAGAGGTCCTAAAAGTATTTCAGGTATGTCAAGTAGGTCCTAAAATTTTGAAATCATTCATCAATGGTCCTAAATGTATGTAAGTCGTTCACCACGGATCCTAAAATTATTTCAATTGTGTCAAGTAAGTCCTAAAAGTAACATGTAAAATACATATATAGGACTCGCGGTGAGCGATCTCAAACTTTTATGACCAACTTGACACACTTGGAATACCTTTAGAACTTCCAGCGTATTTTACTCTACTTTCTATATGAAAAAATGAACGAAAATACCCTACTCCCTCCAGTCCAAATTAATTGACCCAACCCATATACATTGTAAACTgcacattgtactccctccgtccagaaatacttgtcagagaaatggatgtatctaaatgtattttagttttagatacatccatttttatccatttttccgacaagtatttcgggacggagggagtatatgggttGCCTCAATTAATTTGGATCAGAGGTAGTACAACAGTATCTCAAGCATGTAAAAGGTATCAAATTTTATATTAAGTCGGTGATAATTAATATGGATCGAAGGAAGTATTAAATATATGAGGGTTTTGCTACAAAAGTTGTGGGGGTGTAGAGGGCACGGAATAATGCTCTTTCCAGGGGTTATTGGGGTTCAATTTTTTGGCAAAAACACAATGAAATCTCAAAATTTTGGCCGGTACACAAAGTGGGTTTAGCTTCAAATTTTGGACTATATTCGAACTAAACTAATAACATGAttaaaaattcaatattttttcagAATGAATAAAAAATAGTTTTTGAAATGTTCAAAAGTCCAtattctggggaagcccatttcagATAATTTAAATCTTAGCGGCTATCGAGAAGTTTTGACTATGGTCTACGGATAGTTGAGCGCTTAATATTACCGAAGAATCCTTTGTTCGTAAAATGAAGGGAGCACCATGAACCCAAAGGTACTTGGTTTCAATGAAAAGACTTGGCCAACAAAAATGTAACTAAAAGCAATCATTTCTAAATATTCCCTCCATCCTATAGTATATTGCATCGGTTTTCGTAAAAATCAATCttcacaaactttgaccaaatttatagagaaCATTATCTATATTTGTAATATCAATATATACCGCATTAAATTATTTCGTGATGAATCTAATGTCATTGATTTAGTATTCTCCATGTTGGTATTTTTTCCAAAAACTTAGTTAATGTTTGCATAGCTTGACTTTAAAAAGAACTAATGCACATTACATTTTGCTCATTTGATTGCTAGGATATATCCTGTATTTTTCTGAACAAAATCATTGGAAATTTCAACCCACTCAGAGCCTCTTGAAAAGATTCATTTGTTTTTTCAGTGGCCTATCTTTTCAAATAATTATTTTGCATTATGTTTCACTGGAAATTTCCATTCATTCAGATCTCTTGAAAaatgttctttttttctttttgtggcTCAATCATCAAACTCTGGTGCAAACACACCTCCATGCACTTCGGGTGAACATGACATTACAAACTGAGTTTCATTCTATCTATGctatcctacaaatcaaagagtcTCTTAGTAGGACACATGAAATATTTGCTTAGCTTATTCAAATGGCAGCATCAATCCGCTCAAGCATCTTTCAGACTATGCTGCAGAAAAGCACAACAAGGTGGTCCTACTCTTTATTTTAGACATACAAAGGTGACATTAGCTGTGTCGTGCTACAAGAATAGTTGATCAAAGTGCTAACTCCTCGCATTCTTTTTTGACGAAAAGACTGCATGATGTAGCATTTCATTGAAATTAGAAAAGAGTTTTACAGGAGAGGGGCTCCTGCCTCTCCAACACCTCGCATTCTAGCGTTAAGCCGGCTCAGCAAGCCGTCGATATCTTTATTTAAGACGGTAGGATAGCTCTCAACAGGATTTGGACCATTCACTCTAGTAACAAGATACTCCCTAGGATTTTTACAGTCTGTATCGACATCATCATAACTACTCTGCAAAAGAAGCAAAACAAAGGGAAAAAGCAGAGCAAAGCGTAAAAAGAAGCCTAGCATGTCAGTGTAGGTGCTAGTAGTAGCACCAGATAGGCAGGGCATAACAACGCCAGATCCAAGGAAAGCATATACTCTTGGCAGGTTTTGGCTCCACAGGATTGCCATGTCGCCCGCAGTTTGGTGCATTTTTCACGGAGCCTAGGGAAAGCCCAAGAGCTATCATCCCCTCTGTCTCTTTAACCTCTGGCCACTGTCGGTGTTCGTGGGAGACCAAAAGTCTCGGATTGTATATTTTAAAATGCCCCAAGCTATTATCTTACACTTGTAAAGATGCATAATCCAAGCAAGAAATCTCCTTTACATTCTCTTGTACGCAAAGTTCCACAGTTTGCATCTGCAGTTATTGggatttttcttaatacttttatTTATGAAATCTCAAAACTATCGTTCCGATTGTAGAATTTCCAAAAGTATCACCCGTCACTCCCATAACGAACAAAGACTAACTCTTAGTTCACGGCACGGCCCTTTCCGTACACTTATGGGCCCAAGACAGACTCGTccttgttaggttgatctctctcccgaTTTCCAAAAGTATCACCCGTCACTCCATTAACGAACAAAGACTAACTCTTAGTTCACGGCACGGCCCTTTCCGTACACTTATGGGCCGAAGACAGACTCGTccttgttaggttgatctctctcccgaCGTAGAGATCAACCTAACAAGGACGAGTCTGTCTTCGGCCCATAAGTGTACGGAAAGGGCCGTGCCGTGAACTAAGAGTTAGTCTTTGTTCGTTATGGGAGTGACGGGTGATACTTTTGGAAATTCTATAATCGGAACGATAGTTTCGAGATTTCGTAAataaaagtattaagaaaaatccCAATAACTGCAGATGCAAACTGTGGAACTTTGCGTACAAGAGAATGTAAAGGAGATTTCTTGCTTGGATTATGCATCTTTACAAGTGTAAGATAACGGGTCCCTAACTCATGCcttgatcgggggcgcccaaccaaaccatggttggtgggcccctgtaaCCGCGCTATATAAACAGACGTGGAGCCGGGCATGACATACGAGGTTAATCGCTGTCACAATCTTCACCTacaatccctaccgatctagggttagtgcggtgctcacgggaagctccaTCACCGCCGCCATCTACTCTCTGTCCACATCACCGCCATCACCACATCACCATGGCCGGCGCTGGATCGAGCTCTGGACAGGCAGAAGATAGGTTCACCGAAATGATCTAACTTATCCGATCCAAAGCaatctatcaatggtatcagctAGATCGGGTTAGATTTTTTTGGTCGAAAAGAAATCACAGAAAGAAATCCCCTTCCCTCAAAGAACCCTAGAAGGGCAAAGAAATCTCAAAGAATGAATCCTCAACGGAAAAAGTAGCGCCGCCGCTCCGGtcgcgccgttcctctcgatcccgAATCGCATCTGCATGCCGAGGATCCGGGAAGAAGAACACAACCCTGCAAAGGGAAAAGGGGGCACCGCAGCCATGCCGTTCAACGGTGGCGCGCTTTCGCTGAGGGAAACGCGTCACCGGTGAAGGGGAGGCAACGGCGCCACAGATCATCGTCGGACGCACAGGAGCAGGGAACGGCTCCGTCGCGCCTCACTCGCCTCTCTCTGCCACTGGATTCGGTGGATGGGGAGAAGATGATGGGAAAGGAAGAGACAGTGGTCGGGCTTGCGTGGCGCGGTGGTGGAtgccgtcgccggcggccggcgCTCTCGCGCGGTGGCTGGACGGCCAGAGCGAGCGCTGCGACAGAGATGAGGGAGTCGAAAGGGGAACAGAGGACAGCGCTGCAGGCGTCTCTCTCTCTCCGTGAAAGGAAAGGCAGGGGAAAGGGAAAGAGAAaggggaaggaagaggacgcgCGCACGGCGCGGTGGCTGTCGCCGCCGCCAGCGGCCGGACAGGGCAGCCGGGGCGTAGCTCCGTGCTCACACCGGAGCGAGCGAGAGAGGTGTGTGGGGGCGGACTGCGCTAGGGTTACGGCCGGATCGACCGGGGGGCGTTTTTGTTCGCCCGATCCACGCGCTGGACCGTCGGATTGAATCCGACGGCCAGGAGCCAAACCCTAGCTGGCCACGGGCCCTCTGGGCCGTAAGTGGCAGGAGCCCGGCTGCGGCAGGGCAGCCACGCGCGCTGGGCCAAGCCCAACAGCTGCGGGCGCCGCCGCGCGGCTGGGCCGCGCTGAGCCAAGGGCGGCTGGGCTGCGGTAGGCCGAGCCAGCTGCATTTTTTCTCTGCTGCAGCTAATTCTGTTTATTCAGAGAatagaaaatttcagaaaaagaaaaattcATGTATTTTATAAAGTAAAAGTTTCTGTAGAactaaaaaagttcatgattttttattaGGTCATAGAAAAGTTTCTGTAAAAAGTAAAAAGTTCgtgaatttttattcatgtttttccgctacgtaaataattaatagtgctcttttacaaagaaaataaaagtttagatagaattaagtttttatgagcatgttaaagtgatattaaaatgaatatgattttgttatttttatgaccaacgttgttaataacatgatcatgttttattactgaaatttaaaggtgcatttatttctaattttttgcccaacggtaatatagatttaattgcatagacaattgtatgtttaatttgaccaacgttagaTTAATGCATATGATTGTTATACTCGTCTCACTTAAATTGTGATTTCAGGAGGctttcacttgatgagttgcctaaaagaTGTTCGGATACTCAGAGGTGACAATcacactgagtggaggaagaaagttgACCTGGCATTTGTCTATGCTGATCTGGACTGGGTTCTGGATGAACCACAGCCGGTCATACCTATAGAGCCAGTAAGAGAGGCCACTGATGATGATGCTGCGTGGGCTAAAAAGAGGGGAGATTATGCTCCTTTGGAGATTTCATACATCATAGAAAAccaaaagtgggtcaatgcaaacaaaaagtgcatggcattTATAAAGAATACAATTGAGAGCACCATTGTGGGCTCCATTGCAGAGTGCGCTTCCGCAGAGGAGTTGCTTTCAAAGGCAAAGAGCCAGTTCACtggctcttcaaagatatatgccacccaAGTGTTAGAGCAACTAGTGACAGAACGCTACACAGGtggtatgaaggaaatatgccctagaggcaataataaagttattatttatttacttatatcatgataaatgtttattattcatgctagaattgtattaaccggaaacataatacatgtgtgaatacatagacaaacagtgtcactagtatgcctctacttgactagctcgttgatcaaagatggttatgtttcctaactatagacatgagttgtcatttgattaacgggatcacatcattaggagaatgatgtgattgacttgacccattccgttagcatagcacttgatcgtttagtttgttgttattgctttcttcatgacttatacatgttcctatgactatgggattatgcaactcccgtttaccagaggaacactttgtgtgctaccaaatgtcacaacgtaactggatgattataaaggtgctctacaggtgtctccgaaggtactttttgggttggcgtatttcgagattaggatttgtcactctgattgtcagagaggtatctctgggccctcttggtaatgcacatcacttaagccttgcaagcattgcaactaaggagttagttgcgggatgatgtattacggaacgagtaaagagacttaccggtaacgagattgaactaggtattgagataccgacgatcgaatctcgggcaagtaacataccgatgataaagggaacaac
The sequence above is drawn from the Triticum aestivum cultivar Chinese Spring chromosome 7A, IWGSC CS RefSeq v2.1, whole genome shotgun sequence genome and encodes:
- the LOC123150431 gene encoding protein MIZU-KUSSEI 1, giving the protein MAGTLREAVAASQPPPSPLPPSRGATASGGIPWLLRKRPGKVRHGPPLGGQEPDVHDEVELEDEGATFVVSTPSVADAVAGGGTLEPSGKRREALARLRSAVLAVVARARRRRGRRPMGSSVTGTIFGRRRGRVHLALQTDPRAPPALMVELAAYSTGALVREMSSGLVRIALECEKTPAHNTGGERRRTALVEEPTWRAYCNGRKCGYAVRRECGAEEWRLLRAVEPVSVGAGVVPDGGAGEGDLMYMRARFERVVGSRDSEAFYMINPDGNGGPELSIYLLRV